In the genome of Pempheris klunzingeri isolate RE-2024b chromosome 20, fPemKlu1.hap1, whole genome shotgun sequence, the window CATAGCTTCCATAGACGGACACGACGCacatggttttgttttaaatgtaaaatatttttcttgttttaaaacctTTGAAGACATAAATCTCTCCTAAACTCGGGAGATAGATCATAGACAACAAAAAGCGctatgtattttttaattttaattaaacattttgtccTCAAAACTTTGTGAAATTGCTTCATTTATAGTTAAAAATAATTCAGCACAGAGTGGTTTGCTTCATACTCATCGCCTCACTAAATGTCTTATATTAGACTCGTACTACATCTGGAGGAAGGTCGTTTATAAGAGACGTAACCCAAAgaaagctgttttatttctgaattTATTCCTGACTGTTATacttataattttatatataaagcAGGAACCTTCATTAGTCACCAAAGCATCTTTTGTGTTTAGGCATTGATTGATTATTATACAATTGATAAGATAAGAATCTTTTTTTACTTGTTGGATTTCAGAGAAAGGttgatgagttttttttcaaGATGTACACACATCAAATGGTTTGTGTTATATGATAAGATACCTATTTATAGGGCAGAGGGAAGCATTGGGTAGCCATGTTCCCTCTTGACCTGCAGGTGTCGCTGTGGCAGCTACTACATCTACCACTTCTGTACATTGAAGTTAAAACAGGTGGACtgaaaggaaaacacaacaaGCACTCCACTCACTTACAAAATGAAAGTAATGTAATTGTTAGGACATGCAGACTTATATGATTATTTCTGAATAGAGAATTCTTTGTATTATGTGCAGctgaacaaaaaatattaattaataattaatttataaagACTCAAATTAAGGAGATGTTTCAATTGTTCAACAGATACccagaaaatgtgattaaagcTGAGTGCAGTGACTGTCAGTGCCTCCATCATGGTCTTCAGTTACGACTGTCAAGGAACTCTGTTTACACAATATAGAGGTTTGACTGTTTGCATTCTGTTTTAGGAACATGGTTGATTACCagtgagtacatttactcaagtacctTTCACCACCTCTGCATGTTTTTCAGGTTTGTATAGAActtcagtttttctttattgcatTGTACTTCTATTATTGTGGAAGGTTTGACTATAAACAGTACTGCGCTTCCCACTGGTTTAAACCTTTttgaaacactgtgtgtgtttctgtgtagtttttttaatattacaaaTCTATTTGGGTGGACAGTCTGAATAAACTCTGTGACATACTGTCTTAGACTGAATGTTGTTTCTACTCTTGAGACAGTCGTGGTTATGttagatgtgttcatcataaaaGGGAAAAACTACCAGTTTTAGCTGAATGTCGTAAATATAAACTGATGTTAACAGCACGGCGTTGCTCAACGTTTCTGATGCAGTCGTAGTGTCTGTTTCTGCTGACTTCCCCTTGTCTGTAGTCTGCCCATATAGAGCAACACCATATAGATATGGCTTCATGAGATAACCACAGGAAAAGGGTTACGAGATCCCTGACAGATAAGATAGTTGCAAAGGAGACTTGCGATTTGCAGGTGGGAAATGCCACACGGCCACGGTTATTATGTCATGTGTCACATATTATGTCACATTTCCTCAGACTGTCTACTGTGTTGTGTACAATTAGGATTAATCATGTTAATCCTGaatgaaaaatatgataaaagcTACacgtaaaaacatttttaacatcattTTTATGTTTGGAAAAGTTCCTATTATGATCACCAACCGTAGGTCATCATTTTTCCAACTATTTTTATCATTACAAAGATAATTGCATTCAGCTGCAAACTGCAGAATAGTTTTACAACGCAATTAGTAAAGTTgcagatgtgtgtctgtctctgcagcccTGCTCAGTATAATATGTCCTTTGATATGTCGCCTGAGCAATGTACCAGTTTTAGAACCTCATGGGACACACGTGTTGTCAGTAAGGCATCCTGCCCCTTGACCCTCCATGTCTCTTTTGAAAGCTCATGGCTGTGTTGAAAGGCGGTGTCACTATGTGGGACTGCCGAGTGAAGGGATCGTGCTCTGGTTAATATTTAATAGTTGTTCCTGCCAGAAAATTAATCAGTCTGAGACATTCTGAGAAAAGCAATACAGGGAGCATGGCACGACTAAAATAAGCACAACTCTTTGTAGAAAGCAAATGattataaaaactgtttttatttaaattgcTAACAATGTTTTCCTTCGTCATTTgtataaaaaaatcttttttttttttacgtgcGTATGCTCGTGCTGACATGGAGTCTGCAGTGAGCACAGAGCTTTTTCTTCTGAGAGAAAATACAGCTGtcctgacaaaaacaaacagccataCTTTGGTTCCCAGAGGCTTGTTGATACCAAATTAATGTCTGTGCGTTAAGTATGAAGCCTGAGCCAAGAggcagttagcctagcttagcataaacgctggaaacagggagaaacagcgagcctggctctgtccaaaggctACAAAATCTGCCTAGTAGTTCCTCTAACTAATGTGTTGTATCTTCGTGGTTTGATTTTTACCAAAACACTTCATGGGTTTTACCATGAAGTTGCCAGGCAGACTTGAGGAGCTCAGTGCTCCTGGTCAAAACCCCATGTTAAACCACAAGTCGACATTTTAAACATTGAAACAaagccaggctggctgtttccctgTTAAGCTAAGATAACCGTGTGCTTGCTGAAGCTTCAGATTTAGAGTGGGACCAGTCTTATCATGTAGGCccaactctcagcaagaaagtgaatatttcccaaaatgttgaactacagTACATATTCCTCAAAGGAACTGACATTCAGGCCAGCACAATAACTTCAGGGACATTGTCCTAAaatttttcttgtgttttaaacaCGACAACAAACGATGTAAGTATAGAAAATTAAAGTAATAATTGAGTTTGAACTACAAGTTGGAGCTGAATCACAAGTTCTtgtcttgtctctctcccttgCAAATCCAGCAGAGAGCCCAGGGAACCACAGTGGTTGGGATTAAAAGTGCAACTGCATTTTTGCCAAAAGACAGGAAATAGAAAGTCATATGATTTTCAGAAGAAAATGTCCATCCATCCAAGAGCTGAAGCAGAAATAAGGAGACAATAATACATCCCATCCTGAAACTGGtgcttgttttcttcctcttggtCTCGGTGTAGAGGGGCGAGTGCAGGCCCAGGCCCAGGCCAAACAGGGCGCCCATGTTACGCAGCAGGCTGGCAAAGGGCGTGCTGTCCAGGTGGACCCACTCCGCCCTCACGCACCACTTCTGGGCTTTCTCCAGGGTCCACAGCAGGTCCACGCCCACAGCTTTGAGCAGGAGGTAGAAGCCAGCAGCGAAGGAGGTCAGGAAGAGGGTCATGTAGAAGTATTTCTTCATGCTGGCGTTGTAGATCCATTTCTCCCTCGAGACAACTTCAGCTACAAGTACACCTGACCCGAAAACAAAGAATCCATCAAACAGTGGCAGCCAGTGTGGGCCAGTAGAGCTACTGCATATGCTTGAATTATGTGGGTTGACTAACCTGTTATGACTCCAGCAACAACCTGGTGTGGGAAGTGGGCTGCCATGTAGACCCTGGACATGCAGACCACCAGCTCTACCGCACCCATCAGCATCCACAGGCCTAGCTGCAAGAATCTGACAGAGTGTGAATACTGAGCATGAGAGCACAGGGCCCCGAGGTTTACAGAAAAATAACCACATGCGCCACAGACTCACTTGTAGAGCAGGGGGGGGCATCGCTTCTCCGTTGCAATAGAGAGTAGCGCTGTTACCATCACATACCAGACTCCAGCTGCACCCATAGCATGACCAGAAGGGCTTCCTGCAAACAGACTTAGGTTTGATCTCATTTTTAATCAACTACAGCTCAGAGATGCAATTCTAAATCAATGAATAAGTGAATATAGCCTGGTAAAGTACCCTGGGACTACATGTTATATCATTAGGTTATTGTTAAAGTAGggttttactgctgcagctgattggtGGTGCTATTATGTAAcaaatttatatataatatataattgtatatatatatatatatatatatatatatataaattatttcagctctaattGTATATAAGTGGTTTAATCTATGACAgagcatcatattttataagcttAAAATCTTAACTAGTTGCTACAGCTGCCAAATaattgtagtggagtaaaagtaatATATCTCAAATTTATGATTTTAGTGCAGCGCTCGCAAACttgacacagaaaagaaaagtgaaacaaatgtgATCTCTGAACCACAGACGTGTTGCCTAGTTATCACATTTGGGATGATAATCATTTAAAGAAAGACATGTGCACTTGCCAAACACTGTAGATATTATCAGGCACTGATCTGTgtattaagtattaagtattaagtaGGATAGTTCACTGTACCAGATAAGTCCGCCTACTGTGACagacaaaatcaatcaatcaattcttCAAGAAAAGACTACCGTACTACCTGTAATACTACAGGTCTGTTAAGAGCCGTACCTGGTCCAGTCTCACATGTGATGGGAAACTGCTGCAGAGCAGGGGCCGGTCCTGCTCCATAAAACCGGGTCTCATGAATCCACCAGTACGGTCTCTCCCCAAACAGAACCCTGCCAAGGAAAGACCAAGAATCTTAGAATACAACTGCTCTCCCTCCTGTATGTGTTTGGATTGACACTGATACACCTGGACAGGTTACCATTTCAGCACCAAGTTGAGCCAGTCTCCGAGGACCGCCACCCAGATGAGCCTGAGCCCCGTGTCCCTCCGCAGGTGGAACCAGActgggaagaagaagaagaacgtGGTGTGCAGATCGGCCACTGCAGACGCCAGGCTAAACAAGCCCTCATACCTGCTGTATCTGGTCTGCAGGTGGACGGCCAGCTCAACCCCCCAGCTGTGGAGAAGATCCATGATATCACGACCTCCGCCTGAGGATGATGTACTGAATCTGGGGTTGTTTTGTCAGGTAGCTTCTACCAAGCTCTTTCATGCAGTCCCCTTTGTTCTGCCACTGTGTGGTCCCCATTGGACTTTACTCAAGGCTAGCAACTTTGTTTGCCTTTAGGGGACAGTCCAGACAGGTTCCTTAACCTTTACACCCTTGGGCCCCCTCGGCTAAAATCCATCATTGCAGAAATCAGATGCCGGCCCTCTGACAAATCACAGATTtcaaagaaaaccttttttttctctgatcaATTCTTGA includes:
- the g6pc1a.1 gene encoding glucose-6-phosphatase a, catalytic subunit, tandem duplicate 1 codes for the protein MDLLHSWGVELAVHLQTRYSRYEGLFSLASAVADLHTTFFFFFPVWFHLRRDTGLRLIWVAVLGDWLNLVLKWVLFGERPYWWIHETRFYGAGPAPALQQFPITCETGPGSPSGHAMGAAGVWYVMVTALLSIATEKRCPPLLYKFLQLGLWMLMGAVELVVCMSRVYMAAHFPHQVVAGVITGVLVAEVVSREKWIYNASMKKYFYMTLFLTSFAAGFYLLLKAVGVDLLWTLEKAQKWCVRAEWVHLDSTPFASLLRNMGALFGLGLGLHSPLYTETKRKKTSTSFRMGCIIVSLFLLQLLDGWTFSSENHMTFYFLSFGKNAVALLIPTTVVPWALCWICKGERQDKNL